Proteins encoded within one genomic window of Nonomuraea gerenzanensis:
- a CDS encoding S9 family peptidase — protein MSSNTPPVAKKIPTERTHHGDTVIDEYAWLSNKEDPDTTAYLEAENDFLKQHTTHLADLQEQVFQEIKGRTQETDLSVPSRKGRWWYFSRTEEGKQYAVSCRVPADSDAPPKITPGEVLDHEQVILDGNQLAGDSDFFSVGASSVSPDGTMLAFSTDYKGDERFTLRFKNLETGELLPDEITDIFYGGAWSADGSTFFYTRVDDAWRPYQVYRHTLGTQEDVLVYEESDERYWVGIGLTRSEKYLVLGAGSKITSEVRILDASDPAGEFQVVRPRKTGVEYGVEHAGDFFYVLHNENAENFELATAPLDDPAAWTPLIAHREDTRLLEIDAFSDHAVLHFRRDGLTGLRVLPYGGAGATWRERVEAAERNAYEIDFPEPLYDVGPAGNPEFTTTRLRLAYTSMVTPPSVYDYELDSHELILLKRRPVLGGYDPADYEQFREWATAEDGTKIPVSIVKRKDSQKPAPTVLYGYGSYETSIDPGFSVPRLSLLDRGFVFAVAHVRGGGEMGRRWYEDGKLTRKRNTFTDFVAAARHLKASGWSERIIARGGSAGGLLMGAVTNLAPEEFAGVVAEVPFVDALNTILDPSLPLTVIEWDEWGDPLHDPEVYAYMKGYSPYENVDGRPYPPILAITSLNDTRVLYHEPAKWIARLRATARGGPFLLKTEMGAGHGGRSGRYDAWREEAFALSWIIERGTS, from the coding sequence GTGAGCAGCAACACGCCGCCAGTGGCGAAGAAGATCCCCACGGAGCGCACCCATCACGGCGACACCGTCATCGACGAGTACGCCTGGCTGAGCAACAAGGAAGATCCCGACACGACCGCTTATCTGGAGGCGGAGAACGACTTTCTCAAGCAGCACACCACCCACCTGGCCGACCTGCAGGAGCAGGTGTTCCAGGAGATCAAGGGCCGCACGCAGGAGACCGACCTGTCCGTCCCGAGCCGCAAGGGCCGGTGGTGGTACTTCAGCCGCACGGAGGAGGGCAAGCAGTACGCCGTCTCCTGCCGCGTCCCCGCCGACAGCGACGCGCCCCCGAAGATCACCCCGGGCGAGGTGCTCGACCACGAGCAGGTGATCCTCGACGGCAACCAGCTCGCCGGCGACAGCGACTTCTTCTCGGTCGGCGCCAGCTCGGTCTCCCCCGACGGCACGATGCTGGCGTTCTCGACCGACTACAAGGGCGACGAGCGCTTCACGCTGAGGTTCAAGAACCTGGAGACCGGCGAGCTGCTCCCCGACGAGATCACCGACATCTTCTACGGGGGCGCCTGGTCGGCCGACGGCTCGACGTTCTTCTACACGCGCGTGGACGACGCCTGGCGCCCGTACCAGGTCTACCGGCACACCCTGGGCACCCAGGAGGACGTGCTGGTCTACGAGGAGAGCGACGAGCGCTACTGGGTGGGCATCGGGCTGACCCGCAGCGAGAAGTACCTCGTGCTGGGCGCGGGCAGCAAGATCACCAGCGAGGTGCGCATCCTCGACGCCAGTGACCCCGCCGGCGAGTTCCAGGTCGTCCGCCCCAGGAAGACCGGCGTCGAGTACGGCGTCGAGCACGCCGGCGACTTCTTCTACGTGCTCCACAACGAGAACGCCGAGAACTTCGAGCTGGCCACCGCCCCTCTCGACGACCCCGCCGCGTGGACGCCGCTGATCGCCCATCGCGAGGACACCAGGCTCCTGGAGATCGACGCGTTCTCCGACCACGCGGTGCTGCACTTCCGCCGCGACGGCCTGACCGGCCTGCGCGTGCTGCCGTACGGCGGCGCGGGCGCCACCTGGCGCGAGCGGGTGGAGGCGGCCGAGCGGAACGCCTACGAGATCGACTTCCCCGAGCCCCTGTACGACGTCGGCCCCGCCGGCAACCCCGAGTTCACCACCACGCGGCTGCGGCTGGCGTACACGAGCATGGTCACCCCGCCCAGCGTGTACGACTACGAGCTCGACTCCCACGAGCTGATCCTGCTCAAGCGGCGCCCGGTGCTCGGCGGCTACGACCCGGCCGACTACGAGCAGTTCCGCGAGTGGGCCACGGCCGAGGACGGCACGAAGATCCCCGTGTCGATCGTCAAGCGCAAGGACTCCCAGAAGCCGGCGCCGACGGTGCTGTACGGGTACGGCAGCTACGAGACCTCCATCGACCCCGGCTTCTCCGTGCCGCGGCTGTCGCTGCTCGACCGGGGCTTCGTCTTCGCGGTCGCGCACGTGCGGGGCGGCGGCGAGATGGGCCGCCGCTGGTACGAGGACGGCAAGCTGACCAGGAAGCGCAACACGTTCACCGACTTCGTGGCCGCCGCCAGGCACCTGAAGGCGTCGGGCTGGAGCGAGCGGATCATCGCCAGGGGCGGCTCCGCGGGCGGCCTGCTGATGGGCGCGGTGACGAACCTGGCGCCGGAGGAGTTCGCGGGCGTGGTGGCCGAGGTGCCGTTCGTGGACGCGCTGAACACCATCCTCGACCCGTCGCTGCCGCTGACCGTGATCGAGTGGGACGAGTGGGGCGACCCGCTGCACGATCCCGAGGTGTACGCGTACATGAAGGGGTACTCGCCCTACGAGAACGTGGACGGCAGGCCGTACCCGCCGATCCTGGCGATCACGAGCCTGAACGACACGCGCGTGCTGTACCACGAGCCGGCGAAGTGGATCGCGCGGCTGCGTGCCACGGCGCGGGGCGGGCCGTTCCTGCTCAAGACGGAGATGGGTGCCGGGCACGGTGGCCGCAGCGGGCGTTACGACGCGTGGCGGGAAGAGGCGTTCGCGCTGTCGTGGATCATCGAGAGGGGCACGTCATGA
- the mgrA gene encoding L-glyceraldehyde 3-phosphate reductase gives MTYRADERRYERQPYNRSGRGGLKLPAVSLGLWHNFGDNRPIENSRAILRRAFDLGVTHFDLANNYGVPYGSAERNFGRILREDFAAYRDELIISTKAGYDMWPGPYGEWGSRKYVLSSLDQSLRRMGLEYVDIFYSHRPDPETPLEETMGALDRAVRSGKALYAGVSNYSPEQTAQAARIMRELGTPLLIHQPSYSMINRWIEDGLLDTLEEAGMGCIVFSPLAQGLLTDRYLEGVPDDSRAATSRFLSADRIDRDLARDLNEIARTRGQSLAQLALSWAMRDPRVTSVLIGASSVKQLEDNVACVDGPAFTEDELAAIDKITGLRSAGGR, from the coding sequence ATGACCTACCGGGCCGACGAGCGGCGCTACGAGCGCCAGCCGTACAACCGCAGCGGGCGCGGCGGGCTGAAGCTGCCGGCGGTCTCGCTGGGCCTGTGGCACAACTTCGGTGACAACCGGCCGATCGAGAACTCGCGGGCGATCCTGCGCCGCGCCTTCGACCTGGGCGTGACGCACTTCGACCTGGCCAACAACTACGGCGTGCCGTACGGCTCGGCGGAGCGGAACTTCGGCCGGATCCTGCGCGAGGACTTCGCCGCGTACCGGGACGAGCTGATCATCTCCACCAAGGCCGGGTACGACATGTGGCCCGGCCCGTACGGCGAGTGGGGCTCGCGCAAGTACGTCCTGTCCAGCCTCGACCAGTCGCTGCGGCGCATGGGCCTGGAGTACGTGGACATCTTCTACAGCCACCGTCCCGACCCGGAGACGCCGCTGGAGGAGACGATGGGCGCGCTGGACCGGGCGGTGCGCTCCGGCAAGGCGCTGTACGCGGGCGTCTCCAACTACTCGCCCGAGCAGACCGCGCAGGCCGCGCGGATCATGCGGGAGCTGGGCACGCCGCTACTCATCCACCAGCCGTCCTACTCGATGATCAACCGTTGGATCGAGGACGGGCTGCTGGACACGCTGGAGGAGGCGGGGATGGGCTGCATCGTGTTCTCGCCGCTGGCGCAGGGGCTGCTGACCGACCGGTACCTGGAGGGGGTGCCGGACGACTCGCGGGCGGCGACCAGCCGGTTCCTGAGCGCCGACCGGATCGACCGGGACCTGGCGCGCGACCTCAACGAGATCGCCAGGACGAGGGGGCAGAGCCTGGCTCAGCTGGCGCTGTCGTGGGCGATGCGGGATCCGCGGGTGACGAGCGTGCTGATCGGCGCGAGCAGCGTCAAGCAGCTTGAGGACAACGTGGCGTGCGTGGACGGCCCCGCCTTCACGGAGGACGAGCTCGCCGCCATCGACAAGATCACAGGTCTTCGTTCCGCTGGAGGTAGGTGA
- a CDS encoding lysylphosphatidylglycerol synthase transmembrane domain-containing protein — MAESRADNSAESTPNDVYVVEPLLPHRLRRPSDLLRFFATLIVLGAVILLALVAKQTLIGLEADVKEGAELVPLLSRIAAFLGGAAVLIVPTAFAVERVFHRDGLRVAEGLIAAIVGMAGSFLLGQWLVAGNVDDLRVLLTGDRTIEPLNTLLTSVIAYSTAVRISRRPTWRMLMWTTIALYILALFSGRQITIPSAIVTVLVGMAIGYATLYGVGSPNTRPPGNAVVAALRKLSFAPVSARRVEDDHQGSRRYAIGLKDGSSLDVTVLDRDRQVAGLPYRLWRRIRLNSETRRRAIRSLRAELEREALMAYAAQAAGASTPRLLGTSEIGTEAALLAYEHIETRPLDEVPDAEIDDELLAQIWEQVELLQIQRLAHRRLTGDSIHLDGAGRVVLTDARSGEVAAGDLLLRLDVAQLLTYLALRVGPERSVRAAADVMGPDALAAAMPLLQQIALTRETRSALAKAKNVLPGIREHIVALKPQSKVEEVRLERFRPRTLITIIASTLAAYIVLYQLSQVDVYHVITTANWAWSGLALVASFASYVAAALMLRGFVPERLPLWRTVLAQFAGSFVKLVAPAAVGGVAINTRYLQKRGIHPASAVASVGASQLIMLVFHILLLALFAYITGSTTPTSFTPSRTLVLVLLGVAVLVVAVLGVPPLRRLVTARLRKLFSNVLPRLLDVLQSPRKMVEACAGTLSITLMFIVCLDACVAAFGGTLSFTAVAVVFLTANAIGSAAPTPGGLGAVEVALVGGLTVAGVLPEVATSAVLLYRLLTFWLPVLPGWAAFTYLQRNEDL, encoded by the coding sequence GTGGCCGAGTCGCGCGCAGACAACAGCGCGGAAAGCACGCCGAACGACGTCTACGTCGTAGAGCCGCTGCTGCCCCATCGCCTGCGCCGTCCCTCCGACCTGCTGCGCTTCTTCGCCACGCTCATCGTGCTGGGCGCGGTCATCCTGCTCGCCCTGGTCGCCAAGCAGACGCTCATCGGCCTGGAGGCCGACGTCAAGGAGGGCGCGGAGCTCGTGCCCCTGCTGAGCAGGATCGCCGCCTTCCTCGGCGGCGCCGCCGTGCTCATCGTGCCGACCGCCTTCGCCGTCGAGCGCGTCTTCCACCGCGACGGCCTGCGCGTCGCCGAGGGGCTGATCGCCGCCATCGTCGGCATGGCCGGATCGTTCCTGCTCGGGCAGTGGCTCGTGGCCGGCAACGTCGACGACCTGCGCGTGCTGCTCACCGGCGACCGCACCATCGAGCCGCTCAACACGCTGCTCACCTCCGTCATCGCCTACTCCACCGCCGTCCGCATCTCCCGCCGCCCCACCTGGCGGATGCTGATGTGGACGACCATCGCGCTCTACATCCTGGCCCTCTTCTCCGGCCGCCAGATCACCATCCCCAGCGCCATCGTCACCGTCCTGGTGGGCATGGCCATCGGCTACGCCACCCTGTACGGCGTCGGCAGCCCCAACACCCGGCCCCCGGGCAACGCCGTGGTCGCGGCCCTGCGCAAGCTCTCGTTCGCGCCCGTCTCGGCCCGCCGCGTCGAGGACGACCACCAGGGCAGCCGCCGCTACGCCATCGGCCTGAAGGACGGCTCCAGCCTCGACGTCACCGTGCTCGACCGCGACCGGCAGGTGGCCGGCCTGCCGTACCGGCTGTGGCGGCGCATCAGGCTCAACTCCGAGACCAGGCGGCGCGCCATCAGATCGCTGCGGGCCGAGCTCGAACGCGAGGCCCTCATGGCGTACGCGGCCCAGGCGGCCGGCGCCAGCACCCCGCGCCTGCTCGGCACCAGCGAGATCGGCACCGAGGCCGCGCTGCTCGCCTACGAGCACATCGAGACGCGCCCCCTGGACGAGGTGCCCGACGCCGAGATCGACGACGAGCTGCTCGCCCAGATCTGGGAGCAGGTCGAGCTGCTGCAGATCCAGCGCCTGGCGCACCGGCGCCTCACCGGCGACAGCATCCACCTCGACGGCGCCGGCCGCGTCGTGCTCACCGACGCGCGCAGCGGCGAGGTCGCCGCCGGAGACCTGCTCCTGCGGCTCGACGTCGCCCAGCTCCTCACCTACCTGGCGCTGCGTGTCGGCCCCGAACGCTCGGTCCGCGCCGCCGCCGACGTCATGGGCCCCGACGCGCTGGCCGCCGCCATGCCGCTGCTCCAGCAGATCGCGCTCACCAGGGAGACCCGCTCGGCCCTGGCCAAGGCCAAGAACGTGCTGCCGGGCATCCGCGAGCACATCGTGGCGCTCAAGCCGCAGAGCAAGGTCGAGGAGGTCCGCCTCGAACGCTTCCGCCCCCGCACCCTGATCACGATCATCGCCAGCACGCTGGCCGCCTACATCGTGCTCTACCAGCTCAGCCAGGTGGACGTCTACCACGTGATCACCACGGCCAACTGGGCCTGGTCGGGGCTGGCGCTGGTGGCCTCGTTCGCCAGCTACGTGGCCGCCGCGCTGATGCTGCGCGGCTTCGTACCGGAGCGGCTGCCGCTCTGGCGCACGGTGCTGGCGCAGTTCGCGGGGTCGTTCGTCAAGCTCGTCGCGCCCGCCGCCGTGGGCGGCGTCGCGATCAACACCCGCTACCTGCAAAAACGCGGGATCCATCCGGCCAGCGCGGTCGCCAGCGTCGGCGCCTCACAGCTCATCATGCTGGTCTTCCACATCCTGCTGCTGGCGCTGTTCGCCTACATCACCGGCTCGACCACGCCCACCTCGTTCACCCCGTCGCGCACGCTGGTCCTCGTGCTGCTCGGGGTCGCGGTGCTGGTCGTCGCCGTGCTCGGCGTGCCGCCGCTGCGCAGGCTGGTCACCGCGCGGCTGCGCAAGCTCTTCTCGAACGTGCTGCCGCGCCTGCTCGACGTGCTCCAGTCGCCCCGCAAGATGGTCGAGGCGTGCGCCGGGACACTCTCGATCACGCTCATGTTCATCGTCTGCCTCGACGCCTGCGTGGCCGCGTTCGGCGGCACGCTCAGCTTCACCGCCGTCGCCGTCGTCTTCCTCACGGCCAACGCGATCGGCTCCGCCGCGCCCACACCCGGTGGTCTGGGCGCGGTCGAAGTCGCACTCGTGGGCGGCCTGACGGTCGCCGGCGTGCTGCCCGAGGTGGCCACCTCGGCCGTGCTGCTGTACCGGCTGCTCACGTTCTGGCTGCCGGTACTGCCGGGCTGGGCCGCCTTCACCTACCTCCAGCGGAACGAAGACCTGTGA
- a CDS encoding molybdopterin-containing oxidoreductase family protein, with amino-acid sequence MSGELRVLGACPLDCPDTCSWVVTVENGRAVKMRGNPDQPYTRGALCVKVNRYLEHTRAEDRILHPLRRTGPKGSGQFERITWEEALDEISVRLRGIVEEHGGEAIWPYLGTGTLGYLQGCEGVAGRRFWNLLGASRHWLNICSAAGNAGLRRTLGTAAGMDPENFALSKLILLWGTNTLTSGHHLWKFIQDARANGAHVVAIDPIRTRTADQADEHLAIRPGTDGALALGLLNVVLSENAQDEEFLAEHTEGWAGFREEILRYPVERVAEITGIPAEAVHRLGMRLAHTRPTALRATHGLQRHAGGGAALRVISAIPGVTGDWRHPGGGIAFSTSDHVHLNVDRRDDLLAAPVRTLTMTKAASQLESVKCFWVYAANPVGSSPDSGAIRRQLAREDLFTVVMEHFPTDTVDYADIVLPATMQTEHHDLHAGYGHMYLLWNEQAVQPPGECLSTTETFRRLAAHMGMTEPSLYDSDLELAEQLLTSGHPSLEGITLDRLRKEGWVRMNYPRPFTPFAEGFPTPSGRLRFPPAGKAYVPSYTASAAGASPYPLTLVTPASHTFLNTTFGNNPELRRRAKEPTVLVNPADAAARGLEDGRRVRVHNDGGEFLADVEISDRVAAGVVATPKGRWPKLSPGGSNPNAVVAERDADMGRGPGFHDNFVEISPA; translated from the coding sequence ATGTCGGGTGAGTTGAGAGTTTTGGGGGCGTGTCCGCTGGACTGCCCGGATACCTGCTCCTGGGTGGTGACCGTCGAGAACGGCCGGGCCGTCAAGATGCGCGGCAACCCCGACCAGCCCTACACCCGGGGCGCGCTGTGCGTGAAGGTCAACCGTTACCTCGAACACACCCGGGCCGAGGACCGCATCCTCCACCCGCTGCGCCGTACCGGGCCGAAGGGCTCGGGGCAGTTCGAGCGGATCACCTGGGAAGAGGCGCTCGACGAGATCTCCGTACGGCTGCGCGGCATCGTCGAGGAGCACGGCGGCGAGGCCATCTGGCCCTACCTGGGCACCGGCACGCTCGGCTACCTCCAGGGCTGCGAGGGCGTGGCGGGCCGCCGGTTCTGGAACCTGCTGGGCGCCTCCAGGCACTGGCTCAACATCTGCTCGGCGGCGGGCAACGCCGGGCTGCGCCGCACGCTCGGCACCGCCGCCGGCATGGACCCGGAGAACTTCGCGCTGTCCAAGCTGATCCTGCTCTGGGGCACGAACACGCTGACCAGCGGCCACCACCTGTGGAAGTTCATCCAGGACGCGCGGGCGAACGGCGCCCACGTCGTGGCCATCGACCCCATCCGCACCAGGACGGCCGACCAGGCGGACGAGCACCTGGCGATCAGGCCGGGCACCGACGGGGCGCTGGCGCTGGGCCTGCTCAACGTCGTGCTGTCGGAGAACGCCCAGGACGAGGAGTTCCTGGCCGAGCACACCGAGGGCTGGGCCGGCTTCCGCGAGGAGATCCTGCGCTACCCGGTCGAGCGGGTGGCCGAGATCACCGGGATCCCCGCCGAGGCCGTCCACAGGCTGGGGATGAGGCTCGCGCACACCCGCCCCACCGCGCTGCGCGCCACGCACGGCCTGCAGCGGCACGCGGGCGGCGGCGCCGCGCTGCGGGTGATCTCCGCCATCCCCGGCGTCACCGGCGACTGGCGCCACCCCGGCGGCGGCATCGCCTTCTCCACCAGCGACCACGTGCACCTGAACGTGGACCGCCGCGACGACCTGCTCGCCGCGCCCGTGCGCACGCTGACCATGACGAAGGCGGCCTCGCAGCTGGAGTCGGTCAAGTGCTTCTGGGTGTACGCGGCCAACCCGGTCGGCTCCTCCCCCGATTCGGGCGCCATCAGGCGGCAGCTCGCGCGCGAGGACCTGTTCACGGTCGTCATGGAGCACTTTCCGACCGACACCGTGGACTACGCCGACATCGTGCTGCCCGCGACCATGCAGACCGAGCACCACGACCTGCACGCCGGGTACGGGCACATGTACCTGCTGTGGAACGAGCAGGCCGTGCAGCCGCCGGGCGAGTGCCTGTCCACGACGGAGACGTTCCGCAGGCTGGCCGCGCACATGGGGATGACCGAGCCGTCGCTGTACGACTCGGACCTGGAGCTGGCCGAGCAGCTGCTGACGAGCGGGCATCCGTCGCTGGAGGGCATCACGCTGGACAGGCTGCGCAAGGAGGGCTGGGTGCGGATGAACTATCCGCGGCCCTTCACGCCGTTCGCCGAGGGCTTCCCGACGCCTTCCGGGCGGCTGCGCTTCCCGCCGGCGGGGAAGGCGTACGTGCCGTCGTACACGGCCTCCGCCGCCGGCGCCTCGCCCTACCCGCTGACGCTGGTCACGCCCGCCTCGCACACGTTCCTCAACACCACCTTCGGCAACAACCCCGAGCTGCGGCGGCGCGCCAAGGAGCCGACGGTGCTGGTCAACCCGGCCGACGCGGCGGCGCGCGGGCTGGAGGACGGCCGGCGGGTGCGCGTGCACAACGACGGCGGCGAGTTCCTGGCGGACGTGGAGATCAGCGACCGGGTGGCGGCCGGGGTGGTGGCCACGCCCAAGGGCCGCTGGCCCAAGCTCAGCCCCGGCGGCAGCAACCCGAACGCCGTCGTGGCCGAGCGGGACGCCGACATGGGCAGGGGGCCCGGCTTCCACGACAACTTCGTGGAGATCAGTCCAGCGTGA
- a CDS encoding GNAT family N-acetyltransferase, with amino-acid sequence MESHYVLSLIFRRARREDVPAIVAMLADDPLGARREGDPGDERYLAAFERIDADPYDELIVAEQDGKVVGTMQLTYLAGLSRLGAERCQIEAVRVAASTRGQGLGRRMISWAIGRARARGCAMVQLTSDKSRTDAHRFYDGLGFTASHVGYKLTLD; translated from the coding sequence ATGGAGTCGCACTACGTGCTGTCGCTGATCTTCAGGCGGGCGCGCAGGGAGGACGTGCCGGCGATCGTGGCGATGCTGGCCGACGACCCCCTCGGCGCCCGGCGCGAGGGGGATCCGGGCGACGAGCGTTACCTGGCGGCGTTCGAGCGGATCGACGCCGACCCGTACGACGAGCTGATCGTGGCCGAGCAGGACGGCAAGGTGGTGGGCACGATGCAGCTCACCTACCTGGCGGGGCTGTCGCGGCTGGGCGCGGAGCGGTGCCAGATCGAGGCCGTCAGGGTCGCCGCCTCGACCAGGGGCCAGGGCCTGGGCCGCAGGATGATCTCGTGGGCGATCGGCAGGGCGCGGGCGCGCGGCTGCGCGATGGTGCAGCTCACCTCCGACAAGTCACGTACGGACGCGCACCGCTTCTACGACGGCCTCGGCTTCACGGCCTCCCACGTCGGCTACAAGCTCACGCTGGACTGA